A genomic segment from Candidatus Viadribacter manganicus encodes:
- the rpsT gene encoding 30S ribosomal protein S20 → MANTKSAKKATRVIARRTAVNKARRTRMRSSWRSVEEAIASGDAKAAQEALRSAESATMKAAGKGVVHKNLASRKVSRLSKRIATLSGSKKA, encoded by the coding sequence ATGGCGAATACGAAGTCCGCAAAGAAAGCGACCCGCGTGATTGCCCGCCGTACGGCGGTCAACAAGGCGCGCCGCACCCGGATGCGTTCGTCTTGGCGTTCAGTTGAAGAAGCGATTGCCTCGGGCGACGCGAAGGCTGCTCAAGAAGCCCTCCGCTCCGCCGAGTCCGCGACCATGAAGGCCGCCGGTAAAGGCGTTGTTCACAAGAATCTGGCGAGCCGGAAAGTTTCTCGACTTTCCAAGCGCATCGCGACCCTTTCGGGTTCGAAGAAGGCCTAA
- a CDS encoding class I SAM-dependent methyltransferase, whose translation MTTSSSDETVSFGFQDVPKADKAGMVRGVFSSVASKYDLMNDAMTGGMHRLWKDAVAAKLNPQPGELILDVAGGTGDIARRLKKLGDGAAQRRGLEPPEIHVIDINTEMLEAGRARGEDGLHWHEGDAENLPVDDHVADAYIISFGIRNCTDVPAVLREAKRVVKPGGRFFCLEFSRLAIGGLEPVYDFYSFNAIPALGKLLANDADSYRYLVESIRRFPDQETFAAMIREAGFARVAYRNMAGGVCALHWGWSI comes from the coding sequence ATGACGACATCGAGTTCTGACGAGACCGTATCCTTCGGGTTCCAGGATGTGCCGAAGGCCGACAAGGCCGGCATGGTGCGCGGGGTGTTCTCCTCGGTCGCGTCGAAATACGATCTGATGAATGACGCGATGACGGGCGGCATGCACCGGCTCTGGAAAGACGCCGTTGCAGCGAAGCTCAACCCGCAACCGGGCGAGCTCATCCTCGATGTCGCCGGCGGCACTGGTGACATCGCGCGGCGCCTCAAAAAGCTCGGCGACGGCGCAGCGCAACGGCGCGGGTTGGAGCCGCCGGAAATCCACGTCATCGACATCAACACCGAGATGCTGGAAGCTGGACGCGCGCGCGGCGAAGATGGACTGCACTGGCACGAAGGCGACGCCGAGAATTTACCAGTCGATGACCATGTCGCCGACGCCTACATCATCAGCTTCGGGATCCGGAACTGCACCGATGTCCCGGCGGTTCTGCGCGAGGCCAAACGGGTTGTGAAGCCGGGCGGCCGGTTCTTCTGTCTGGAGTTCTCGCGCCTCGCCATTGGCGGGCTCGAGCCGGTTTATGATTTCTATTCTTTTAACGCGATCCCGGCGCTGGGGAAATTGCTGGCGAATGACGCGGATTCCTACCGATATTTGGTCGAATCCATCCGCCGCTTTCCGGATCAGGAAACATTTGCGGCTATGATCCGTGAGGCGGGTTTCGCACGCGTGGCCTATCGCAACATGGCCGGCGGCGTCTGCGCGCTGCATTGGGGTTGGTCGATTTAG
- a CDS encoding enoyl-CoA hydratase: protein MTYENILVETDGGVGVIRLNRPKALNALNDALIGEVSAALDAFEADASIGCIVITGSEKAFAAGADIKQMSAGQFSDFYARDPFSNLERVPRTRKPLIAAVAGYALGGGCELAMMCDFIIAADTAKFGQPEITLGVMPAWGGSQRLTRSVGKAKAMDLCLTGRMMDAAEAERCGLVARIVPAEKLMEETLAAAKKIAGFGALSTIANKEAVNAAFETPLNEGLRLERRLFYSLFATEDQKEGMAAFIAKRPPEFKDR, encoded by the coding sequence ATGACCTACGAGAACATTCTTGTCGAAACCGATGGCGGCGTTGGCGTCATTCGTCTCAATCGCCCAAAGGCGCTGAATGCACTGAACGATGCGCTGATTGGCGAAGTGAGTGCTGCGCTCGACGCGTTCGAGGCGGATGCGAGCATTGGCTGTATCGTCATCACCGGCTCTGAGAAGGCGTTCGCCGCGGGCGCCGATATCAAACAAATGTCGGCAGGTCAGTTCAGCGATTTCTATGCGCGTGATCCGTTCTCCAATCTTGAGCGCGTGCCGCGCACCCGCAAACCGTTGATCGCCGCTGTTGCGGGATATGCGCTCGGCGGCGGCTGCGAGCTCGCCATGATGTGCGATTTCATCATCGCCGCTGACACAGCGAAGTTCGGCCAGCCTGAGATCACGCTTGGCGTCATGCCGGCTTGGGGCGGCTCACAGCGGCTAACGCGCTCCGTCGGCAAGGCCAAGGCGATGGATCTTTGCCTCACCGGTCGGATGATGGATGCCGCCGAAGCTGAGCGCTGCGGCCTGGTCGCCCGCATCGTGCCTGCCGAAAAGTTGATGGAAGAGACGCTGGCTGCGGCAAAAAAGATCGCAGGCTTTGGCGCGCTCTCGACGATCGCCAACAAGGAAGCGGTAAACGCCGCCTTCGAGACCCCCTTGAACGAGGGACTGCGCCTCGAACGGCGGCTGTTTTACAGCCTTTTTGCCACTGAGGATCAGAAGGAAGGCATGGCCGCCTTCATTGCAAAGCGGCCCCCCGAATTTAAGGACCGCTGA
- the mutM gene encoding bifunctional DNA-formamidopyrimidine glycosylase/DNA-(apurinic or apyrimidinic site) lyase codes for MPELPEVETVRRGLAPALVGRRIKRARTKRPDLRFPFPARFAARLSGRRVDALERRAKYLLAHLDDGNVWITHLGMTGRWTILGVKQQPGDFYYAEPTDPAHTHVVIDMEDGAKLEFNDPRRFGYMDLIPEDELEAHPFFKAMGPEPLGNHFHEPYLKSALAKKKAPIKAALLDQRVVAGLGNIYVVEALHRAGIAPVKASGSISAQRLDKLFHAIRAVLEEAIEAGGSTLSDYAGVDGAQGSFQQRFRVYDREGEKCPMKDCGGAIKRAVHSGRSTFWCPKCQR; via the coding sequence ATGCCTGAGCTGCCTGAGGTTGAAACCGTGCGGCGCGGCTTGGCGCCGGCTCTGGTCGGGCGGCGCATCAAGCGCGCGCGCACCAAACGCCCGGATCTGCGGTTTCCGTTTCCGGCGCGTTTCGCGGCGCGATTAAGCGGACGGCGCGTCGATGCACTCGAGCGCCGCGCCAAATATCTGCTCGCGCATTTGGATGACGGCAATGTCTGGATCACGCACCTTGGCATGACGGGGCGGTGGACGATCCTCGGCGTCAAGCAACAGCCCGGTGATTTCTACTACGCCGAACCGACAGACCCGGCGCACACGCATGTCGTGATCGACATGGAAGACGGCGCGAAGCTAGAGTTCAACGATCCGCGCCGCTTCGGTTACATGGATCTTATTCCAGAAGATGAGCTTGAGGCGCACCCGTTCTTCAAAGCGATGGGTCCAGAGCCGCTCGGCAATCATTTTCACGAGCCGTATCTGAAAAGCGCGCTGGCAAAAAAGAAGGCGCCAATCAAAGCCGCGTTACTGGATCAGCGTGTCGTTGCGGGGTTGGGCAACATCTACGTGGTCGAAGCTTTGCACCGGGCAGGGATCGCGCCGGTGAAGGCATCCGGCAGTATTTCGGCGCAGCGTTTGGATAAGCTTTTCCATGCCATCCGCGCTGTCTTGGAAGAAGCTATCGAGGCCGGTGGCTCAACGCTGAGCGACTATGCTGGCGTAGATGGCGCACAGGGCAGCTTTCAGCAGCGCTTCCGAGTTTACGACCGCGAAGGCGAAAAGTGCCCAATGAAAGATTGCGGCGGCGCGATCAAGCGCGCTGTGCACAGCGGGCGGAGCACCTTCTGGTGCCCCAAGTGCCAGCGTTAG
- a CDS encoding lysozyme inhibitor LprI family protein, which translates to MRTLAFLFVFAALTAVTTPFSAASATTPLSPIANCLTLAGDSDAAQTACISGFAAECIETTPNGDTTIGTIQCVDAERLQWEDVRATVIATLRANESPSQRMLLADALSQHRRWTDARCAYEASIYEGGSLSRIVAAQCVRDAIAEHTLYLINRYSED; encoded by the coding sequence ATGCGCACTTTAGCCTTTCTCTTCGTCTTCGCCGCACTCACCGCGGTCACAACACCTTTCTCCGCCGCCTCCGCGACCACGCCTCTAAGTCCCATCGCAAATTGCCTCACGCTCGCAGGCGACAGCGATGCGGCGCAGACGGCCTGCATCAGCGGTTTTGCAGCCGAGTGCATCGAAACCACGCCGAACGGTGACACCACGATCGGCACGATCCAATGCGTCGACGCAGAACGGCTACAATGGGAAGATGTCCGCGCGACCGTGATTGCAACGTTGCGCGCGAACGAATCTCCCTCGCAGCGTATGTTGCTCGCCGATGCGCTCTCCCAGCATCGGCGGTGGACGGACGCGCGCTGCGCGTATGAAGCCTCAATCTACGAAGGCGGCTCGTTGTCTCGCATCGTCGCCGCGCAATGCGTACGCGACGCCATTGCAGAACACACGTTGTACTTGATCAATCGATATTCAGAAGACTAA
- the dnaN gene encoding DNA polymerase III subunit beta — MRLTIERSALLKALNHVQSVVERRNTIPILSNVLLSAQGDSLKLTATDLDIEISESASAEVERGGQTTAPANYLYDFVRKLPDGSAVKLEVNGDDPRLFIQAGKSRLHLPVLPAGDFPSMPSDGFETRFEIEPTELGRLIDKTRFAISTEETRYYLNGIFFHTVDADGPKLRAVATDGHRLALADYGAPKGSQGMPGVIVPRKTIGELKRLLDDASDLVEIAVSPQKIRFALGDAVLTSKLIDGSFPEYARVIPKNNSKKLKIPNKAFAEAVDRVATVSAERSRSVRLALDKDKITLTVNNPDAGVATEDLAADYGDDALEIGFNAKYLLDVAQQIEGESAVFELADSGSPTLVRDEADDAAIYVLMPLRV, encoded by the coding sequence ATGCGGCTGACGATCGAGCGCTCGGCGCTCCTAAAGGCACTCAATCACGTGCAAAGCGTCGTCGAACGCCGCAACACGATTCCAATCCTTTCCAACGTCTTGCTGTCCGCCCAGGGCGACAGTCTGAAGCTCACGGCCACGGATCTCGATATCGAGATTTCCGAAAGCGCTTCCGCCGAAGTTGAGCGCGGCGGTCAGACGACCGCACCCGCCAACTACCTCTATGACTTCGTCCGCAAGCTGCCGGACGGTTCGGCGGTGAAGCTCGAAGTGAACGGCGACGATCCGCGTCTCTTCATCCAGGCTGGCAAGTCCCGCCTGCATCTGCCGGTGCTCCCGGCCGGCGATTTCCCGTCGATGCCGTCAGATGGCTTCGAGACCCGCTTTGAGATCGAACCGACCGAGCTCGGTCGCCTGATCGATAAGACGCGCTTTGCCATCTCCACGGAAGAGACGCGCTATTATCTCAACGGCATTTTCTTTCACACAGTCGATGCCGATGGTCCTAAGCTTCGTGCTGTCGCGACGGACGGTCATCGGCTTGCGCTCGCTGATTACGGCGCACCAAAGGGCTCACAAGGCATGCCGGGCGTCATCGTCCCGCGAAAGACAATTGGCGAACTGAAGCGTTTGCTCGATGATGCCTCTGATCTGGTTGAGATCGCTGTCTCGCCGCAGAAAATTCGCTTCGCACTCGGTGACGCGGTGCTGACTTCGAAACTGATCGACGGTTCGTTCCCGGAATATGCGCGCGTCATTCCGAAGAACAATTCCAAGAAGCTCAAAATTCCGAACAAGGCTTTCGCTGAAGCGGTTGATCGTGTCGCGACCGTTTCGGCGGAACGCTCGCGTTCGGTGCGCCTGGCGCTCGATAAGGACAAGATCACGCTCACCGTCAACAACCCCGACGCTGGCGTCGCCACCGAAGATCTCGCCGCCGATTACGGCGATGACGCGCTCGAAATCGGCTTCAACGCCAAGTATCTGCTCGATGTCGCGCAGCAGATTGAAGGTGAGAGCGCGGTTTTCGAATTGGCCGATTCCGGTTCGCCGACGCTCGTGCGTGACGAAGCCGACGATGCGGCGATTTACGTGCTGATGCCGCTCAGAGTGTAA
- a CDS encoding DnaA ATPase domain-containing protein: protein MLNRTSFRCGKWLKRKETVIDGACGRAQISLVRRARLARSTVPVTPVRKHRAEKDIRLERERCARLGAAKNRNVLSGGCMEQGEEARRDTAGVGAARAFELVQKELVSEYGADFYGSYISPLRLVAELNGVLLFRAGSRIAKERLNQQVVDRLGARMRAYEPRVQKIQILLEHEIPADVRALADARIEEARQADPEPARPLELTFETFADGPSNFHAYTVAQMIGAGVGVTFPVWLVHSPPGCGKTHLLNAAAHEAIARGRKVLFMTGQEFLECFQSALHKKRDSSSFKEMVRAPDLLIIDDFHRICGKRATQEEAFDTINELTRRGGQIALAANHGPDGLEGLDDALKAKLKGAAVSEIAEPDAPLRRKILDARVAHHARANSGFSVAPEALDMIADRMHVTGRELDGAVCQLLIEWKISGGITVTLEAAANALQSKLAEGAERRITVQLVQKVVARHYNMSVQQLLERTRRHSIARPRQVAMYLACKMTHASLPDIGQRFGGFDHTTIMYARDRIAALSETDPNLKAELEGIARAVRREP from the coding sequence GTGCTTAACCGCACATCATTTCGATGTGGAAAATGGCTAAAACGTAAAGAAACTGTTATTGACGGCGCCTGTGGAAGGGCGCAAATTTCGCTGGTCAGGCGAGCGCGGCTCGCCCGTTCGACAGTCCCTGTGACGCCGGTGCGCAAGCATCGGGCCGAAAAAGACATTCGGCTCGAACGGGAGAGGTGTGCCCGCCTAGGGGCGGCTAAAAACAGAAACGTTCTAAGCGGGGGCTGCATGGAACAGGGCGAAGAAGCCCGCCGGGATACGGCGGGTGTCGGGGCGGCGCGTGCATTCGAGCTGGTTCAAAAGGAATTGGTCAGCGAGTACGGCGCTGACTTCTACGGTTCGTACATCAGTCCACTTCGGTTGGTGGCGGAATTGAATGGCGTCCTGCTCTTTCGGGCTGGGTCGCGGATCGCAAAAGAGCGTTTGAACCAACAGGTTGTGGACCGTCTCGGTGCGCGCATGCGCGCCTACGAGCCGCGCGTCCAGAAGATCCAAATTCTCCTAGAACACGAAATACCTGCTGATGTCCGCGCGCTCGCGGACGCGCGCATCGAAGAAGCCCGCCAGGCGGACCCCGAACCGGCGCGTCCGCTCGAACTCACCTTCGAGACCTTCGCCGATGGCCCGAGCAATTTTCATGCATATACCGTCGCACAGATGATCGGCGCCGGCGTTGGCGTGACGTTCCCTGTGTGGTTGGTCCATTCGCCGCCGGGTTGCGGCAAGACGCACCTTCTCAACGCCGCCGCGCACGAAGCCATCGCGCGTGGCCGCAAGGTCCTCTTCATGACGGGCCAAGAATTTCTCGAGTGCTTTCAATCGGCGCTGCACAAGAAGCGCGACTCATCGTCGTTCAAAGAGATGGTCCGCGCGCCGGACCTTCTCATCATCGACGACTTCCATCGCATCTGCGGCAAGCGCGCGACGCAAGAAGAAGCGTTCGACACGATTAACGAACTTACACGTCGCGGTGGTCAGATTGCGCTTGCAGCCAATCATGGTCCTGATGGATTGGAAGGACTCGACGATGCGTTGAAGGCAAAGCTCAAGGGCGCTGCTGTTAGCGAGATTGCTGAGCCGGATGCGCCGCTGCGCCGTAAAATTCTTGATGCCCGTGTCGCGCACCACGCGCGCGCGAATTCGGGTTTCAGTGTTGCACCGGAAGCGCTCGACATGATCGCTGATCGCATGCACGTTACTGGCCGTGAACTCGATGGCGCGGTCTGCCAACTTCTCATCGAATGGAAGATCTCGGGAGGGATTACTGTGACGCTAGAAGCCGCTGCGAATGCTCTGCAAAGCAAACTGGCCGAAGGTGCGGAGCGCCGCATCACCGTGCAGTTGGTGCAGAAAGTTGTCGCGCGTCACTACAATATGAGCGTGCAGCAATTGCTGGAACGTACGCGCCGTCATTCGATCGCGCGTCCGCGTCAGGTAGCGATGTACCTCGCCTGTAAGATGACGCACGCCTCGCTGCCGGATATCGGCCAGCGCTTCGGTGGTTTTGACCACACGACAATCATGTATGCGCGCGATCGTATCGCCGCGCTCTCCGAAACCGATCCGAACCTGAAGGCGGAACTCGAAGGTATCGCGCGCGCCGTCCGCCGCGAGCCCTAA